In a single window of the Limnohabitans sp. 2KL-27 genome:
- the ppk2 gene encoding polyphosphate kinase 2, whose amino-acid sequence MTTNAITDIQLRQLREDLLDSLDEELELELDDRWSVEGASKESAWGERTHYFRELLRLQSELVMLQDWVVKTGHRMVILFEGRDAAGKGGVIKRITQRLNPRVCRVAALPAPNDREKTQWYFQRYISHLPAAGEIVLFDRSWYNRAGVEKVMGFCNDEEYEEFFRSVPEFEKMLVRSGIQLVKYWFSITDDEQHARFLGRIHDPLKQWKLSPMDLESRRRWEDYTRAKETMIERTHIPEAPWWVVQAVDKKKARLNCIDHLLAQVPYHEVAHPQVELPGRVRNPDYIRHPVPADMIVPEKY is encoded by the coding sequence ATGACCACCAACGCCATCACCGACATCCAATTAAGGCAACTTCGCGAAGACTTGCTTGACAGTCTGGATGAAGAACTGGAGTTGGAGTTGGATGACCGCTGGAGCGTTGAAGGTGCTTCCAAGGAATCCGCTTGGGGAGAAAGAACCCATTACTTCCGTGAACTCTTGCGGCTGCAGTCCGAATTGGTGATGCTGCAGGACTGGGTGGTCAAAACCGGCCACCGCATGGTCATCCTTTTTGAGGGCCGCGATGCAGCGGGCAAAGGCGGCGTGATCAAGCGAATCACCCAGCGCCTGAACCCACGCGTGTGCCGCGTGGCCGCCCTGCCCGCGCCGAACGATCGTGAGAAAACCCAGTGGTACTTTCAGCGCTACATCTCGCACCTGCCCGCAGCAGGCGAAATTGTGCTGTTTGACCGCAGCTGGTACAACCGCGCAGGCGTAGAAAAAGTCATGGGGTTTTGCAATGACGAAGAATACGAGGAGTTCTTTCGCTCGGTGCCTGAGTTTGAAAAAATGTTGGTGCGCAGCGGCATTCAGCTGGTGAAGTACTGGTTCTCCATCACCGATGACGAGCAACACGCCCGATTTTTGGGCCGCATCCACGACCCGCTCAAGCAGTGGAAACTCAGCCCCATGGATTTGGAAAGCCGCCGCCGCTGGGAAGATTACACCCGCGCCAAGGAAACCATGATCGAGCGCACGCACATACCTGAAGCACCTTGGTGGGTGGTGCAGGCAGTGGACAAGAAAAAAGCCCGACTCAATTGCATTGACCACTTGCTGGCACAGGTGCCATATCACGAAGTGGCTCACCCACAAGTGGAGCTCCCGGGCCGAGTTCGCAACCCCGATTACATCCGCCACCCGGTTCCTGCGGACATGATCGTGCCCGAGAAGTATTGA
- a CDS encoding cation-translocating P-type ATPase, which yields MPVLRDGQMQEIPANEVVAGDSLLLSEGDRVAADGWLLQANNLQMDESLLTGESVAVDKSPVQALPAGSDLSSQPPTASCVHGGTFVVRGSGRLVVTATGMRSQIGQIGLALNQVREADTPLQRQTAKLVRVLASLVGVLCVVMVLTLGWRTGQWVPALLSGIALAMAILPEEYSVVLTLFPAMGARRLTREGVLTRHITAIETLGAISVLCTDKTGTLTQNRMTVTALAVPKTVGSAEPFNTLLWPTPAPGQASAAPNRAPPLSEAFHPLIEHAILASAPTPFDPMETAFHAMGQHHLNGGQRAFGKGQLVQTYALSPSLKAMSHVWAFDPADPQVVSAKGAPEAIMDLCHLNPAARQHWLGCVADMAAQGLRVLAVAHSQFDGHSYPDSPHDFDFAWLGLIGLTDPLRPEIAQAVADCQTAGIQVIVITGDFPATAQEIARQAGLPAGDTLTGEALEGLDDVALGERLRRVTVCARISPHQKLRIVQALQTQGQVVAMTGDGVNDAPALKAAHVGIAMGARGTDVAREAADLVLVDDNFASIVRGIRLGRRIFGNLQKSMQYIFAIHFPIAGMALVPMLMGWPPLMLPLHVALLELVIDPACSLAFENEPAAANVMQQPPRDTRAALFGPQAIGLALGQGLCVLGAVGLTFYLAQLWPGANGASWTTLWTPALANPLFMAPLSEAQTRAMLFITLLTGNAALILSNRAGAGQFWRSLNTPNAVAYGVIGLAGFFLALAIHWPWLSGPLQFEPPPLWPLLIALASGLLSGVGISVLQRYGKSAPRNSSF from the coding sequence ATGCCTGTGCTGCGCGATGGGCAAATGCAAGAGATTCCGGCCAACGAAGTCGTCGCAGGGGACAGTTTGCTGCTCTCCGAAGGCGACCGGGTCGCCGCAGACGGCTGGCTGCTGCAGGCCAACAACCTGCAAATGGACGAATCCCTGTTGACGGGTGAATCGGTCGCGGTAGACAAAAGCCCTGTGCAGGCATTGCCGGCAGGCAGCGACTTGTCCTCCCAACCGCCAACAGCCTCCTGCGTGCACGGCGGCACATTTGTGGTGCGCGGCAGCGGCCGACTGGTGGTCACAGCCACCGGCATGCGCAGCCAGATCGGTCAGATTGGGCTGGCCTTGAATCAGGTACGCGAAGCCGATACACCTTTGCAGCGACAAACCGCCAAACTGGTCCGGGTGCTGGCCAGTCTGGTGGGCGTGCTGTGCGTGGTGATGGTGCTCACCCTGGGCTGGCGCACCGGTCAATGGGTGCCGGCTCTGCTGTCGGGCATCGCGCTGGCCATGGCCATCCTGCCCGAAGAGTATTCCGTGGTCCTCACGCTGTTTCCGGCCATGGGTGCGCGTCGCCTGACGCGTGAAGGCGTGCTGACCCGGCACATCACCGCGATCGAAACGCTGGGGGCCATCAGCGTGCTGTGCACCGACAAAACCGGCACCTTGACGCAAAACCGCATGACGGTGACGGCACTGGCCGTCCCCAAAACGGTCGGCAGCGCAGAACCTTTCAACACCCTGCTCTGGCCAACACCTGCACCTGGCCAAGCCAGCGCTGCGCCGAATCGCGCACCGCCCTTGTCAGAGGCTTTCCACCCGCTGATTGAACACGCCATTTTGGCCAGTGCCCCCACGCCCTTTGACCCCATGGAAACCGCCTTCCACGCCATGGGCCAACACCATCTGAACGGGGGGCAGCGTGCATTCGGCAAAGGCCAGTTGGTGCAAACCTACGCCCTCAGCCCCAGCCTCAAAGCGATGTCGCATGTCTGGGCATTCGACCCGGCCGATCCGCAGGTGGTTTCGGCCAAAGGCGCACCCGAAGCCATCATGGACCTGTGTCACCTGAATCCGGCAGCGCGGCAGCATTGGCTGGGCTGCGTGGCGGACATGGCCGCTCAAGGCTTGCGGGTTCTGGCAGTGGCACACAGCCAATTCGATGGCCACAGTTACCCCGACAGCCCCCACGACTTTGACTTTGCGTGGTTGGGCCTGATCGGGCTGACCGACCCCTTGCGCCCCGAAATTGCCCAAGCCGTGGCCGACTGCCAAACGGCGGGCATTCAGGTCATCGTCATCACCGGTGACTTCCCAGCCACCGCCCAAGAAATCGCCAGGCAAGCCGGACTGCCCGCGGGGGACACGCTGACCGGTGAAGCCCTGGAGGGCCTGGATGACGTGGCTTTGGGCGAGCGGCTGCGGCGGGTCACCGTCTGCGCCCGCATCTCGCCGCACCAGAAGCTGCGCATCGTGCAAGCGCTGCAAACCCAAGGCCAAGTCGTGGCCATGACGGGCGATGGTGTCAACGACGCCCCGGCCCTCAAAGCCGCGCACGTGGGCATCGCCATGGGGGCACGCGGCACCGATGTCGCTCGGGAAGCCGCTGACCTGGTGCTGGTGGACGACAACTTCGCCTCGATCGTTCGGGGCATCCGTTTGGGCCGGCGCATTTTCGGCAACCTGCAAAAGTCCATGCAATACATCTTTGCCATCCACTTCCCGATCGCAGGCATGGCCCTGGTCCCCATGCTCATGGGCTGGCCACCCCTGATGCTGCCTCTGCATGTGGCCTTGCTGGAACTGGTGATTGACCCGGCCTGCTCCCTCGCATTCGAGAACGAGCCCGCAGCAGCGAACGTGATGCAGCAGCCACCCCGCGATACCCGTGCCGCCCTGTTTGGACCGCAAGCCATCGGCCTGGCCTTGGGGCAAGGGCTGTGCGTGTTGGGCGCTGTGGGCTTGACCTTCTACCTGGCACAACTCTGGCCGGGGGCAAACGGGGCGTCCTGGACAACGCTGTGGACACCTGCGCTGGCCAACCCGCTGTTCATGGCACCTTTGAGCGAAGCCCAAACCCGCGCCATGCTGTTCATCACACTACTCACCGGCAATGCCGCCTTGATCCTGTCCAATCGTGCAGGCGCTGGGCAGTTCTGGCGCAGCCTGAACACCCCCAATGCCGTGGCCTACGGGGTGATCGGCTTGGCCGGTTTTTTTCTGGCTTTGGCCATCCATTGGCCTTGGCTGTCAGGTCCTCTTCAATTTGAGCCGCCACCTCTGTGGCCCCTGCTCATCGCTTTGGCATCGGGTCTGCTCAGCGGCGTTGGCATCTCGGTTTTGCAGCGATACGGCAAATCAGCGCCTAGAAACTCATCCTTTTGA
- a CDS encoding MaoC family dehydratase: protein MKTFANLAELAACIGQDVAATEWVTITQQQVNQFAEATGDHQWIHVDVERAQQGPFGAPIAHGFLTLSLLSQFFDKTIQVTAKSMGVNYGLNKVRFMAPVPVGSRLRAHLHLHSATPIEGNGLQLQWNVTVEREGSDKPVCAAESLVRIYA from the coding sequence ATGAAAACATTTGCAAACTTGGCCGAATTGGCCGCTTGTATTGGCCAGGATGTGGCGGCGACCGAATGGGTGACCATCACCCAGCAACAGGTCAACCAGTTCGCCGAGGCCACGGGTGATCACCAGTGGATCCACGTCGACGTGGAAAGGGCCCAGCAAGGCCCCTTTGGTGCCCCCATCGCGCATGGCTTTTTGACCTTGTCCTTGTTGTCTCAGTTCTTTGACAAAACCATTCAGGTCACTGCCAAAAGCATGGGCGTCAATTACGGCCTGAACAAGGTCCGTTTCATGGCCCCGGTGCCGGTGGGCAGCCGTTTGCGGGCGCACCTGCATTTGCATTCGGCCACGCCCATCGAGGGCAATGGACTGCAGCTGCAGTGGAACGTGACGGTCGAGCGCGAGGGCAGCGACAAACCAGTGTGCGCTGCCGAGTCGCTGGTGCGCATTTACGCCTGA
- the trmL gene encoding tRNA (uridine(34)/cytosine(34)/5-carboxymethylaminomethyluridine(34)-2'-O)-methyltransferase TrmL, with translation MFHIVLVEPEIPPNTGNVIRLAANTGCTLHLIEPLGFSMDDKHMRRAGLDYHEYADLRRHADWASFLAQEKPNPERMFALTTRGSRAAHGVAFAPGDWLVFGSETRGLSTELREQFAPAQRIKLPMREGQRSLNLSNAVAVTVFEAWRQHGFAGASPAPSPSAQA, from the coding sequence ATGTTCCATATCGTCTTGGTTGAGCCCGAAATCCCGCCGAACACCGGCAACGTCATCCGCCTCGCGGCCAATACCGGCTGCACGCTGCACCTGATCGAGCCCCTGGGCTTTTCGATGGACGACAAACACATGCGCCGCGCAGGCCTGGACTACCACGAGTACGCCGATTTGCGCCGCCATGCAGACTGGGCCTCATTTCTGGCCCAGGAAAAACCCAACCCCGAACGCATGTTTGCCCTGACCACACGTGGCAGCCGCGCTGCCCACGGTGTGGCTTTTGCACCAGGCGACTGGCTGGTCTTTGGCTCGGAAACGCGGGGCCTGTCAACCGAGCTGCGCGAACAGTTTGCACCGGCACAGCGCATCAAGCTGCCCATGCGCGAAGGCCAGCGCAGCCTGAACCTGTCCAATGCGGTGGCTGTGACCGTGTTCGAAGCCTGGCGGCAACATGGCTTTGCCGGGGCCAGCCCTGCGCCAAGCCCGAGTGCTCAGGCGTAA
- a CDS encoding ComF family protein, which yields MWPKWFQGIGSKLWSPRPDLAWAWLPSRCAICQSWPQSPLCEACISRFAQPEHRCPSCALPLPHPEQRCGACLKTPAPLALCLTATAYAWPWSDLIARFKFQQQPGWAAPLATLMLSTPLAEDTLDAADWVLPIPLSAQRLAERGYNPSWLLARQLSPHKADARMLLRTRDTPSQRTLPRADRLANLVGAFAVEPLRAAQLRGKKVVLIDDVMTSGATLHMAAGVLRAAGAAQVSALVLARTETGGES from the coding sequence ATGTGGCCCAAATGGTTCCAAGGGATAGGCTCAAAGCTCTGGTCGCCTCGCCCCGACCTGGCTTGGGCTTGGCTGCCCAGCCGCTGCGCCATCTGCCAAAGCTGGCCCCAGTCGCCGTTGTGTGAGGCCTGCATCAGCCGCTTTGCCCAACCCGAGCACCGCTGCCCCAGTTGCGCCCTGCCCTTGCCCCACCCTGAACAGCGCTGCGGTGCTTGCCTGAAAACACCGGCTCCTCTGGCCCTGTGTCTGACGGCCACCGCCTATGCCTGGCCCTGGTCGGACCTGATCGCCCGCTTCAAGTTTCAGCAGCAACCCGGCTGGGCCGCACCCTTGGCCACCCTGATGTTGAGCACCCCCTTGGCCGAAGACACACTGGACGCAGCCGACTGGGTGCTGCCGATTCCGCTGTCGGCCCAGCGCCTGGCCGAACGCGGCTACAACCCATCTTGGCTGCTGGCCCGCCAACTCAGCCCACACAAAGCCGACGCCCGCATGCTGCTGCGCACGCGCGACACACCCTCGCAGCGCACCTTGCCCCGGGCAGATCGGCTGGCCAATCTGGTGGGCGCTTTTGCGGTAGAGCCTTTGCGGGCCGCACAGTTACGGGGCAAGAAGGTGGTGCTGATCGACGACGTGATGACCAGTGGCGCCACCCTGCACATGGCAGCCGGGGTGCTGCGCGCAGCGGGAGCGGCGCAGGTCAGCGCCTTGGTGCTGGCACGCACCGAAACAGGGGGCGAATCCTGA
- a CDS encoding biotin synthase encodes MSAPERPPSLDPVAAARWLAHPVGQASPWLHEEVASRMQERLDFIKLQPERWVHWEPLRGGLLAQRALQKRYPKAQTWLCSEREGVALAAQKAVQGRWWQAERWWGPRVERGLPPHGQAQMVWANMLLHTCAQPQQMLKNWHNTLAVDGFLMFSCLGPDSLRELRDAYARQGWPEPAHEFTDMHDWGDMLVEAGFAEPVMDMERITLTYESPQRMLDDLRAWGRNLNVNRFAGLRGRLWRAQLDQALLSLARPEAGGRLSLNFEIVYGHALKPRPRAAVSAQTEIGLDQMRQMLRSGKPISDKV; translated from the coding sequence ATGTCTGCACCTGAACGCCCCCCCTCACTCGACCCTGTTGCTGCTGCCCGTTGGTTGGCGCATCCGGTGGGCCAGGCTTCGCCCTGGTTGCACGAAGAAGTGGCCTCCCGCATGCAGGAGCGGCTGGATTTCATCAAGCTGCAGCCCGAGCGCTGGGTCCATTGGGAGCCATTGCGAGGCGGCTTGTTGGCGCAGCGGGCTTTGCAAAAGCGCTATCCAAAAGCCCAGACCTGGCTCTGCAGCGAGCGGGAGGGGGTGGCCCTGGCTGCGCAAAAGGCGGTTCAGGGGCGTTGGTGGCAGGCCGAGCGTTGGTGGGGACCCCGCGTCGAGCGGGGCTTGCCGCCGCACGGTCAGGCCCAGATGGTGTGGGCCAACATGCTGCTGCACACGTGTGCGCAACCTCAACAAATGCTGAAAAACTGGCACAACACCTTGGCTGTGGACGGTTTTTTGATGTTTTCGTGTTTGGGACCCGACAGCCTGCGGGAGTTGCGCGATGCCTATGCTCGGCAGGGCTGGCCCGAGCCCGCCCACGAGTTCACCGACATGCACGATTGGGGGGACATGCTGGTCGAGGCGGGGTTTGCCGAGCCGGTCATGGACATGGAGCGCATCACACTGACCTATGAGTCACCGCAGCGCATGCTCGACGACTTGCGGGCTTGGGGGCGCAATCTGAACGTCAATCGCTTTGCGGGTTTGCGGGGGCGCCTCTGGCGAGCACAGCTCGATCAGGCCTTGCTGTCACTGGCTCGGCCTGAGGCGGGTGGGCGTTTGTCGCTCAATTTCGAGATTGTGTATGGCCATGCGCTCAAACCCCGGCCACGCGCTGCCGTGAGTGCCCAAACGGAAATCGGTCTGGATCAGATGCGCCAAATGCTGCGCAGCGGCAAACCCATATCCGACAAAGTTTGA
- a CDS encoding DUF2244 domain-containing protein: MSNPAYQFAQESGPAIQWQLRRNCSVTPAQLGWLYLSLCVVSLGIGVFFWVQGATLVLAFAGLEIALVGLAFLAYARHATDGEWISLQGTSLVVEKESAGRRERAEFSRQWVRVEPKSGDHSLIELSGQGRSIEVGRFVRPELRQVLAREIRRALRSA; the protein is encoded by the coding sequence GTGTCAAATCCAGCTTACCAGTTTGCACAAGAGTCCGGACCGGCCATTCAGTGGCAGTTGCGACGCAATTGTTCGGTAACACCTGCCCAGTTGGGTTGGCTTTACCTGTCTTTGTGTGTCGTGTCCTTGGGCATCGGTGTGTTCTTCTGGGTGCAAGGGGCCACTTTGGTTCTTGCGTTCGCAGGACTGGAAATTGCGTTGGTCGGTTTGGCCTTTTTGGCCTATGCCCGGCATGCGACCGATGGCGAGTGGATTTCACTGCAGGGCACCAGCCTGGTGGTGGAAAAAGAATCAGCCGGGCGCCGCGAGCGTGCAGAGTTTTCGCGTCAGTGGGTGAGGGTTGAGCCCAAATCCGGCGATCACAGCCTGATCGAGTTGTCAGGCCAGGGTCGTTCGATCGAGGTGGGGCGCTTTGTGCGACCCGAGTTGCGCCAAGTTTTGGCGCGAGAAATCAGAAGGGCATTGCGTTCAGCGTGA
- the coxB gene encoding cytochrome c oxidase subunit II: MKNISNQLASLLSRAGIFAGAWVATAALAVNDLPGGPAVNQLNLHPPVTKIAEEQQWLHWFMLIICTVIFIAVFAVMFYSIWKHRKSVGHKPATFTESITVEVIWTAVPFLIVILMALPATKVLVAQKDTTNADLTVKVTGYQWKWGYDYIKGQGEGLSYISTLDSSQRAMSDAGKPQGDNYLLKVDNPLVVPVGQKVRVITTANDVIHAFAVPAFGIKQDAIPGFVRDTWFRAEKTGDFYGQCQELCGKEHAYMPIHVKVLSAADYAAWVDTEKKKQAAKADDPAKVWALDDLSKRGEKVYAANCAACHQANGKGAGAIKAVDGSAVVLDADKSKQIAVMLNGQNNGAMPAWKQLSDTEIAAVITYTKNNWSNKTGQIVQPAEVLAARK; this comes from the coding sequence ATGAAGAATATTTCCAACCAATTGGCTTCGCTGCTGTCGCGCGCGGGCATTTTTGCAGGCGCTTGGGTGGCTACCGCTGCACTTGCTGTCAATGACTTGCCAGGCGGCCCTGCTGTCAACCAACTCAATTTGCATCCGCCGGTCACCAAAATTGCCGAAGAGCAGCAATGGCTGCATTGGTTCATGTTGATCATCTGCACCGTGATCTTCATTGCCGTGTTTGCGGTCATGTTCTATTCCATCTGGAAGCACCGCAAGTCGGTGGGCCACAAACCTGCCACCTTCACCGAGTCCATCACGGTCGAAGTGATCTGGACGGCTGTGCCTTTCCTGATCGTGATCCTGATGGCCTTGCCGGCCACCAAAGTGCTGGTAGCCCAAAAAGACACCACCAACGCCGATCTGACGGTCAAAGTCACTGGCTACCAGTGGAAATGGGGCTATGACTACATCAAGGGCCAGGGCGAAGGTCTGAGCTACATCTCCACACTCGATTCGTCGCAGCGTGCCATGTCCGACGCTGGTAAGCCGCAAGGCGACAACTACCTGCTCAAGGTTGACAACCCACTGGTGGTGCCTGTCGGTCAGAAAGTGCGCGTGATCACCACCGCCAACGATGTGATCCACGCATTTGCAGTGCCGGCCTTCGGTATCAAACAAGATGCGATCCCTGGCTTCGTGCGCGACACTTGGTTCCGCGCCGAAAAAACAGGTGATTTCTATGGACAGTGCCAAGAGCTGTGCGGCAAAGAGCACGCCTACATGCCGATCCACGTGAAGGTCTTGTCGGCTGCTGACTACGCTGCCTGGGTCGACACCGAGAAGAAAAAGCAAGCGGCCAAAGCCGATGACCCAGCCAAAGTCTGGGCGCTGGACGACCTCTCCAAGCGCGGTGAAAAGGTTTATGCGGCCAACTGCGCGGCCTGCCACCAGGCCAACGGCAAAGGTGCGGGTGCCATCAAGGCTGTGGACGGCTCTGCGGTCGTGCTCGATGCCGACAAGTCCAAGCAAATCGCGGTGATGCTGAACGGTCAAAACAACGGCGCCATGCCCGCATGGAAACAGCTGTCGGACACCGAAATCGCCGCTGTGATCACTTACACCAAGAACAACTGGTCCAACAAGACCGGGCAAATCGTGCAGCCGGCTGAAGTTCTGGCCGCTCGCAAATAA
- the ctaD gene encoding cytochrome c oxidase subunit I: MSAVLDHHDHAHDDHGHAPAGWRRWVYATNHKDIGTLYLLFSFAMLMVGGVLALGIRAELFQPGLQIVNPELFNQFTTMHGIIMVFGAIMPAFVGFANWMLPLQIGASDMAFARMNNFSFWLMIPAALMLVGSFFMPGGAPAAGWTLYAPLTLQMGPSMDAGIFAMHILGASSIMGSINIIVTILNMRAPGMTLMKMPMFAWTWLITAYLLIAVMPVLAGAITMTLTDRHFGTSFFNPAGGGDPVMYQHIFWFFGHPEVYIMILPAFGIISQIVPAFARKKLFGYASMVYATSSIAILSFIVWAHHMFTTGMPVTGQLFFMYATMLIAVPTAVKIFNWIATMWRGSMTFETPMLFAVGFIFVFTMGGFTGLILAMAPIDIQLQDTYYVVAHFHYVLVAGSLFALFAGVYYWIPKWTGVMYHETRGKIHFWWSLISFNVTFFPMHFLGLAGMPRRYADYPMQFTDFNMIASVGAFFFGFAQVYFFLFIVLPAMMGKGEKAPQKPWEAAEGLEWEVPSPAPFHTFENPPKLDATATRVIG, encoded by the coding sequence ATGAGTGCCGTTCTAGACCATCACGATCACGCCCATGACGACCACGGTCACGCGCCTGCGGGCTGGCGTCGCTGGGTGTATGCCACCAACCACAAAGACATTGGTACCTTGTACCTGTTGTTCAGCTTTGCCATGCTCATGGTCGGCGGCGTCTTGGCGCTGGGTATCCGCGCCGAGTTGTTCCAGCCTGGCTTGCAAATCGTGAACCCTGAGTTGTTCAACCAGTTCACCACCATGCACGGCATCATCATGGTGTTCGGTGCCATCATGCCGGCCTTTGTGGGCTTTGCGAACTGGATGCTGCCGCTGCAAATCGGCGCGTCCGACATGGCCTTTGCCCGCATGAACAACTTCAGCTTCTGGCTGATGATTCCGGCCGCCTTGATGTTGGTGGGCTCATTCTTCATGCCTGGCGGCGCACCCGCAGCCGGCTGGACTTTGTACGCGCCTTTGACCCTGCAAATGGGGCCATCGATGGACGCGGGTATTTTTGCCATGCACATCCTGGGCGCTTCGTCCATCATGGGCTCGATCAACATCATCGTCACCATTCTCAACATGCGCGCTCCTGGCATGACTTTGATGAAGATGCCCATGTTCGCTTGGACATGGTTGATCACCGCTTACTTGCTGATTGCTGTGATGCCTGTGTTGGCTGGCGCGATCACCATGACCCTGACCGACCGCCACTTTGGCACCAGTTTCTTCAACCCCGCTGGTGGTGGTGACCCGGTCATGTACCAGCACATCTTCTGGTTCTTCGGTCACCCCGAGGTGTACATCATGATCTTGCCGGCCTTCGGCATCATCAGCCAGATCGTGCCTGCATTCGCTCGCAAGAAACTGTTCGGCTACGCCTCCATGGTCTACGCCACATCGTCGATCGCCATTTTGTCGTTCATCGTGTGGGCTCACCACATGTTCACCACCGGCATGCCAGTGACGGGTCAGTTGTTCTTCATGTACGCCACGATGCTGATCGCCGTGCCCACGGCAGTCAAGATCTTCAACTGGATCGCGACCATGTGGCGTGGCTCCATGACCTTTGAAACCCCGATGCTGTTTGCGGTGGGCTTCATTTTCGTGTTCACCATGGGCGGTTTCACCGGCCTGATTTTGGCCATGGCGCCGATCGACATCCAGTTGCAAGACACTTATTACGTGGTGGCCCACTTCCACTATGTGCTGGTGGCGGGTTCGCTGTTTGCGCTGTTCGCCGGTGTTTACTACTGGATTCCCAAGTGGACGGGCGTGATGTACCACGAGACACGCGGCAAGATCCATTTCTGGTGGTCACTGATCTCCTTCAACGTCACGTTCTTTCCGATGCACTTCTTGGGCTTGGCCGGTATGCCCCGTCGTTATGCCGACTACCCCATGCAGTTCACCGACTTCAACATGATCGCCTCGGTGGGTGCCTTCTTCTTTGGCTTTGCACAGGTTTACTTCTTCCTGTTCATCGTTTTGCCTGCCATGATGGGCAAGGGCGAAAAAGCACCGCAAAAGCCTTGGGAAGCTGCGGAAGGTTTGGAGTGGGAAGTGCCATCGCCTGCACCTTTTCACACCTTTGAGAACCCTCCGAAGCTGGATGCCACCGCGACCCGCGTGATCGGTTGA
- a CDS encoding cytochrome oxidase small assembly protein: MALTPEQRKSNVRLGLILASVALTVLLGFVAKLLLLNS, from the coding sequence ATGGCCCTGACCCCTGAACAAAGAAAAAGCAATGTCCGCCTGGGCCTGATCCTGGCCTCGGTGGCACTGACGGTGCTGTTGGGATTCGTGGCCAAGTTGCTGTTGTTGAATTCTTGA
- a CDS encoding cytochrome c oxidase assembly protein: MNLRGENLKMVGKLAVVTAGMFCFGYALVPIYKAICEITGINILSISETQVPGNAKAGKAAEVLRNSQVDTSRTITVEFDANVRGPWEFKPEKRSMQVHPGELSTVMYEFQNVQNRRMAAQAIPSYAPRNAANHFNKLECFCFNQYTLEPGEKKSWPVAFVIDPKLSKDVTTITLSYTFFEVGGKTPAAPTAPLAAAVQPLPLKTGLGS; the protein is encoded by the coding sequence ATGAACCTGCGTGGTGAAAATCTGAAGATGGTGGGCAAGCTGGCGGTGGTGACCGCGGGCATGTTCTGCTTCGGTTACGCGCTGGTCCCCATTTACAAGGCCATTTGCGAAATCACAGGCATCAACATCTTGTCGATATCCGAGACCCAGGTCCCGGGCAACGCCAAGGCGGGCAAAGCCGCTGAGGTGTTGCGCAACAGCCAGGTCGATACCAGCAGAACCATCACCGTCGAGTTCGACGCCAATGTGCGCGGCCCCTGGGAGTTCAAGCCGGAAAAACGTTCCATGCAGGTTCACCCTGGCGAACTCAGCACCGTGATGTACGAGTTCCAGAATGTGCAAAACCGCCGCATGGCCGCTCAGGCCATTCCCAGCTATGCACCGCGCAACGCGGCCAACCACTTCAACAAGCTCGAGTGTTTCTGTTTCAACCAGTACACCCTGGAGCCCGGCGAGAAAAAATCCTGGCCCGTCGCCTTTGTGATCGACCCCAAGTTGTCCAAAGACGTGACCACCATCACGCTGTCCTACACCTTCTTTGAGGTGGGCGGCAAAACGCCGGCGGCTCCGACAGCGCCATTGGCCGCTGCCGTTCAGCCCTTGCCCCTCAAGACAGGTCTGGGATCATGA
- a CDS encoding DUF2970 domain-containing protein, which produces MSQPEVPVSKTPWLRTIQAVLWSFVGLRKNSEYQQDIEKLNPFHIIGVAIGAALLFVLGLIALVNWVVVQPTGL; this is translated from the coding sequence ATGAGCCAGCCAGAGGTGCCCGTGTCCAAAACGCCCTGGTTGCGCACCATTCAGGCCGTTCTTTGGTCCTTTGTCGGTCTTCGCAAGAATTCCGAGTACCAGCAAGACATTGAAAAGCTCAACCCGTTCCACATCATCGGTGTGGCCATTGGTGCGGCATTGTTGTTTGTTCTGGGGCTGATTGCCCTGGTCAATTGGGTTGTGGTTCAGCCCACCGGCCTTTAA